One genomic segment of Panicum virgatum strain AP13 chromosome 2N, P.virgatum_v5, whole genome shotgun sequence includes these proteins:
- the LOC120661910 gene encoding 40S ribosomal protein S9-2-like, producing the protein MVHVSFYRNYGKTFKKPRRPYEKERLDAELKLVGEYGLRCKRELWRVQYALSRIRNAARELLTLDEKNPRRIFEGEALLRRMNRYGLLGEGQNKLDYVLALTVENFLQRRLQTIVFKNGMAKSIHHARVLIRQRHIRVGRQLVNIPSFMVRVESEKHIDFSLTSPLGGGPAGRVKRKNQKKASGGGGDGEDDEE; encoded by the exons ATGGTGCACGTCAGCTTCTACCGCAACT ATGGGAAGACTTTCAAGAAGCCAAGGCGTCCTTATGAGAAGGAACGTCTTGATGCTGAGCTGAAGCTGGTTGGTGAGTATGGCCTGAGGTGCAAGCGTGAGCTGTGGCGTGTGCAGTATGCCCTGAGCCGTATCAGAAATGCAGCCAGGGAGCTGCTCACCCTGGATGAGAAGAACCCTCGCCGTATCTTTGAGGGTGAGGCACTCCTCCGCCGCATGAACCGCTATGGTCTCCTTGGTGAGGGTCAGAACAAGCTGGATTACGTGCTTGCCCTCACTGTTGAGAACTtcctccagcgccgcctccagACCATCGTCTTCAAGAATGGCATGGCCAAGTCCATCCACCATGCTCGCGTCCTGATCAGGCAGCGCCACATCAG GGTGGGAAGGCAGCTTGTCAACATCCCGTCATTCATGGTCAGGGTTGAATCTGAGAAGCACATCGACTTCTCCCTCACCAGCCCTCTGGGTGGCGGCCCTGCTGGAAGAGTGAAGAGAAAGAACCAGAAGAAGGCCTCAGGTGGTGGTGGCGATGGGGAGGATGATGAAGAGTAA
- the LOC120661912 gene encoding pentatricopeptide repeat-containing protein At1g26900, mitochondrial-like, protein MPPRKPLTALLKSATRPGHLLQLHALMIKSSHFPHHAFPTARLLASPLAPLPYAISLFAAVARPTLFHHTALLRALSACPSAASLAASFSVLASARARLPALDEFAFQPLLTLCAKMPESAEAASIGKQLHGVVLRYGFLDVLSLRNVLCHFYCSCGSMEDARRVFDEMPVRDVISWNTVIGGYVRAEDVGTAVDMFTAMRWADMDVNATAVVTLIGCSWQGESVHGFCVKAGLCSDVKVAAAMVGMYVREGVVECASKVFHETARRDLVLCNCMVDGYAKAGRIQEAMGLIDRMRQSGMRPTSGTLVGVLSACGASGALPAGRRVHELAQEAGLEPDSVLGTALMDMYFKCGCPEEAVSVFSAMHNRDVKAWTAMIMGFGVNGQPDAAISLFYRMEEDGVAPNEVTFLALLSTCSHGGLVQEGKEFLERMVLHHGLPPSPEHYSCVIDLLGRAGRLDEAYELIRSLASWGDATGWRALLAASRVHGNVKLGRMVQAQLDAMGHYHPSDAIQLSNTYASEGRWDEIARLRDLEAQKISVEKEAGCSSIVVSC, encoded by the coding sequence ATGCCGCCGCGGAAGCCGCTGACGGCGCTGCTCAAGTCGGCGACGCGGCCGGGGCACCTGCTCCAGCTCCACGCCTTGATGATCaagtcctcccacttcccgcacCACGCCTTCCCCACCGCCAGGCTCCTCGCCTCCCCGCTCGCGCCGCTCCCCTACGCGATCTCCCtcttcgccgccgtcgcgcggccCACGCTCTTCCACCACACCGCCCTGCTCCGCGCGCTCTCCGCGTGCccctccgcggcctccctcgccgcgtcCTTCTCCGTCCTCGCCTCCGCGCGGGCGCGCCTCCCGGCCCTCGACGAGTTCGCGTTCCAGCCGCTCCTTACGCTCTGCGCGAAAATGCCCGAAAGCGCCGAGGCGGCCTCCATTGGGAAACAGCTGCACGGGGTCGTGCTCCGGTACGGGTTCCTGGACGTTTTGAGCCTGCGGAATGTGCTGtgccacttctactgcagctgTGGTAGCATGGAGGACGCGCGGAGAGTGTTCGACGAAATGCCAGTAAGGGACGTCATCTCTTGGAACACGGTGATCGGGGGCTATGTCAGGGCAGAGGATGTGGGAACAGCGGTGGATATGTTTACCGCGATGAGGTGGGCTGACATGGATGTCAACGCGACTGCGGTGGTCACCCTGATTGGGTGCAGCTGGCAAGGGGAGTCAGTTCATGGCTTCTGCGTCAAGGCGGGCCTCTGCAGTGATGTGAAGGTTGCGGCAGCAATGGTGGGGATGTATGTGAGGGAGGGTGTTGTTGAATGTGCAAGCAAGGTGTTTCATGAGACGGCCAGGAGAGACTTGGTGCTGTGTAATTGTATGGTGGATGGCTATGCAAAGGCAGGGCGAATTCAGGAGGCAATGGGCTTGATTGACAGGATGAGACAATCCGGAATGAGACCAACTTCAGGGACACTTGTGGGCGTGCTCTCTGCGTGTGGAGCATCAGGTGCATTGCCAGCCGGTCGCCGCGTCCATGAGCTTGCTCAAGAGGCAGGGCTTGAGCCTGACTCCGTGCTTGGGACGGCGCTTATGGATATGTACTTCAAGTGTGGGTGCCCTGAGGAGGCTGTTTCAGTCTTCAGTGCAATGCATAATAGGGACGTGAAGGCATGGACAGCAATGATCATGGGATTCGGAGTCAATGGACAGCCAGATGCAGCCATCTCCCTGTTCTACAGGATGGAGGAAGACGGTGTGGCTCCTAACGAGGTCACCTTCCTCGCGCTGCTGAGCACTTGTAGCCATGGTGGGTTGGTGCAGGAAGGGAAGGAGTTCCTGGAACGTATGGTGCTCCATCACGGTTTGCCTCCCAGCCCTGAGCACTACAGCTGTGTCATTGATCTCCTGGGAAGGGCAGGGCGTCTAGACGAAGCTTATGAGCTCATACGAAGCTTGGCATCCTGGGGTGATGCTACGGGGTGGAGAGCGTTGCTTGCAGCCAGTAGAGTCCATGGCAACGTGAAACTGGGCAGGATGGTGCAGGCACAGCTGGACGCCATGGGTCACTACCATCCGTCAGATGCCATTCAGCTGTCGAACACGTACGCATCAGAAGGCAGGTGGGACGAGATAGCTCGGTTGAGGGATTTAGAAGCGCAGAAAATCTCTGTGGAGAAGGAAGCAGGCTGCAGCTCCATTGTTGTGTCTTGCTAG
- the LOC120661914 gene encoding transcription factor BHLH062-like — translation MVPRDRAHGAAGPPTENLVQGPILNNKCEKKAPKKVHKSEREKRKRDKQNDLFGELGNMLEPDRQNNGKACILSDTTRMLKDLLSQVESLRQENGALKNESRYVALERNELLDENNMIRNEVSELQNELRMRMEGNPIWSHDATRSNLTAPHPATTVFALQHSPHPPVIATMAPPLQQLAVLEQSYTAPRRELQLFPEAASTEDTEPPQDQGISNHVARPQARYPTRMATLPAHVYPILPRMEDEQCSSGTTGSGDESGIGNH, via the exons ATGGTGCCTAGAGATAGGGCGcatggcgccgccggcccccctACGGAAAACCTCGTTCAAGG GCCTATCTTGAACAACAAGTGTGAAAAGAAGGCTCCAAAGAAAGTGCATAAATCTGAGAGGGAGAAACGAAAGCGAGATAAACAGAATGATCTGTTTGGTGAGCTTGGAAACATGCTAG AACCTGATAGGCAGAACAACGGGAAGGCATGCATATTGAGTGACACTACACGTATGCTTAAAGATCTACTTTCACAAGTAGAATCTCTTCGACAGGAGAATGGCGCACTGAAGAATGAATCTCGTTAT GTTGCATTGGAGAGAAATGAACTACTGGATGAAAACAACATGATCCGCAATGAAGTCTCAGAACTGCAAAATGAGCTGAGGATGCGGATGGAAGGCAACCCTATCTGGAGTCATGATGCGACTAGATCAAATCTTACAGCGCCTCATCCCGCCACCACAGTATTTGCACTGCAGCATTCGCCACATCCACCAGTCATTGCAACGATGGCACCCCCTCTGCAACAACTAGCAGTCCTTGAGCAATCTTATACTGCCCCACGGCGCGAGCTACAGCTCTTCCCTGAAGCTGCATCCACTGAAGATACCGAACCACCACAGGACCAGGGGATCTCCAATCATGTGGCGCGGCCGCAGGCAAGGTACCCAACAAGAATGGCCACTTTGCCTGCACATGTATATCCAATCCTTCCAAGAATGGAAGATGAGCAATGTAGCAGTGGCACTACTGGTAGTGGAGATGAAAGTGGCATAGGCAACCATTAA